From one Microbacterium aurum genomic stretch:
- the infB gene encoding translation initiation factor IF-2 — MANPRVHEIASEVGVDSKVALAKLKELGEYVKSPSSTIAPPVARKLRAALEADGAAKPADAAKPAESKPATPARPGGARPGPAAPAAPKPAPAAPAAPAAATPASAAPAAAATPAPVADKPASDRPAATPGTATPGTATPGAPRPGGAPRPGNNPFASSQGMGQRPTGPRPGNNPFASAQGMGQRPTPGNIPRPQAPRPGAPRPGAPRPGGAGRPGGGRPGAPFQQRPGGPGRPGGAGGFQRPGAPGGAPGGGFAGRPGGGGGRGRGPGGGTAGAFGKGGGKSKQRKSRRAKRQEFEMRDAPVVGGVNVQKGNGEIIRLRRGASIADFADKLEAIRGYTVQPGTLVTILFNLGEMATATESLDEATFEVLGAELGYKIQMVSPEDEDKELLEGFGLDLEAELEAESEDDLEIRPPVVTVMGHVDHGKTRLLDAIRQTNVVAGEAGGITQHIGAYQVWTEHDGIERAITFIDTPGHEAFTAMRARGAQVTDIAILVVAADDGIMPQTVEALNHAQAAGVPIVVAVNKIDKPEANPAKVRQQLTEYGLVAEEYGGDVMFVDVSARQNIGIQDLLDAVLLTADAGLDLTANPNKAARGVAIEAKLDKGRGSVATVLIQSGTLRVGDAIVAGTAYGRVRAMIDENGDAVDEAFPSRPVQVQGLNSVPRAGDTFIVTEEDRTARQIAEKREAAERNAQLAKARKRISLEDFTRALEEGKVESLNLIIKGDVSGAVEALEESLLKIEVDDSVQLRIIHRGVGAITESDINLATIDNAIVIGFNVRPDTKARERAAREGVDVRFYSVIYNAIEDVEQSLKGLLKPEFEEVQSGVAEIREVFRSSKFGNIAGVIVRSGTITRNAKARVIREGVVIADGLAIESLRRFKDDVTEVRTDFEAGIGLGKYNDIQVGDEIETTEMVEKPRG, encoded by the coding sequence GTGGCAAACCCACGCGTGCACGAAATCGCTTCCGAGGTCGGAGTCGACAGTAAAGTCGCTCTCGCGAAGCTGAAGGAGCTCGGCGAATACGTCAAGAGCCCCTCATCGACCATTGCGCCCCCGGTGGCGCGCAAGCTCCGTGCGGCACTCGAGGCCGACGGCGCGGCGAAGCCCGCCGACGCCGCGAAGCCGGCGGAGAGCAAGCCGGCCACCCCGGCCCGCCCCGGCGGCGCCCGCCCCGGCCCCGCCGCGCCTGCCGCGCCGAAGCCGGCTCCCGCTGCGCCCGCCGCGCCCGCGGCCGCGACGCCTGCTTCGGCGGCCCCCGCCGCGGCGGCGACGCCCGCCCCGGTCGCCGACAAGCCGGCGTCCGACAGGCCGGCGGCAACGCCCGGCACGGCTACCCCGGGCACCGCGACGCCCGGCGCTCCGCGTCCCGGTGGCGCTCCGCGCCCCGGCAACAACCCGTTCGCGTCGAGCCAGGGCATGGGCCAGCGTCCCACCGGTCCGCGTCCGGGCAACAACCCGTTCGCTTCCGCACAGGGCATGGGCCAGCGCCCGACCCCCGGCAACATCCCGCGCCCGCAGGCGCCGCGTCCCGGCGCCCCGCGCCCCGGCGCTCCGCGTCCCGGTGGTGCCGGTCGCCCCGGTGGCGGCCGTCCCGGCGCCCCGTTCCAGCAGCGTCCCGGCGGTCCCGGTCGTCCCGGCGGCGCCGGCGGCTTCCAGCGTCCCGGTGCTCCCGGCGGCGCGCCCGGTGGTGGCTTCGCCGGTCGCCCGGGTGGTGGTGGCGGCCGCGGTCGCGGTCCCGGCGGCGGCACCGCGGGTGCCTTCGGCAAGGGCGGCGGCAAGAGCAAGCAGCGCAAGTCGCGTCGGGCGAAGCGGCAAGAGTTCGAGATGAGGGACGCCCCGGTCGTCGGCGGCGTCAACGTCCAGAAGGGCAACGGCGAGATCATTCGTCTCCGCCGCGGCGCCTCCATCGCCGACTTCGCGGACAAGCTCGAGGCGATCCGCGGCTACACCGTGCAGCCCGGGACGCTCGTGACGATCCTCTTCAACCTCGGTGAGATGGCCACCGCGACCGAGTCGCTGGACGAGGCCACGTTCGAGGTGCTCGGTGCCGAGCTCGGCTACAAGATCCAGATGGTCTCGCCCGAGGACGAGGACAAGGAGCTCCTGGAGGGCTTCGGTCTCGACCTCGAGGCGGAGCTGGAGGCCGAGAGCGAGGACGACCTCGAGATCCGGCCGCCGGTGGTGACCGTCATGGGTCACGTCGACCACGGTAAGACGCGACTGCTCGACGCGATCCGTCAGACCAACGTCGTGGCGGGCGAGGCCGGCGGCATCACCCAGCACATCGGTGCCTACCAGGTGTGGACCGAGCACGATGGCATCGAGCGCGCGATCACCTTCATCGACACCCCCGGTCACGAGGCGTTCACCGCCATGCGTGCCCGTGGTGCGCAGGTGACCGACATCGCGATCCTCGTGGTCGCCGCCGACGACGGCATCATGCCCCAGACGGTGGAGGCGCTGAACCACGCCCAGGCGGCCGGTGTGCCGATCGTGGTCGCGGTGAACAAGATCGACAAGCCCGAGGCCAACCCCGCCAAGGTGCGCCAGCAGCTGACCGAGTATGGCCTGGTCGCCGAGGAATACGGCGGCGACGTCATGTTCGTCGACGTCTCGGCCCGGCAGAACATCGGCATCCAGGATCTCCTCGACGCCGTTCTGCTCACCGCTGACGCGGGTCTGGACCTCACGGCCAACCCGAACAAGGCGGCCCGCGGTGTCGCGATCGAAGCCAAGCTCGACAAGGGCCGCGGCTCGGTGGCGACGGTCCTCATCCAGTCCGGAACGCTGCGCGTCGGCGACGCGATCGTCGCGGGAACGGCCTACGGTCGCGTCCGCGCCATGATCGACGAGAACGGCGACGCGGTCGACGAGGCCTTCCCGTCGCGCCCCGTGCAGGTGCAGGGTCTCAACTCCGTGCCCCGCGCCGGCGACACCTTCATCGTCACCGAGGAGGACCGCACCGCCCGTCAGATCGCCGAGAAGCGTGAAGCGGCCGAGCGCAACGCGCAGCTGGCGAAGGCCCGCAAGCGCATCTCGCTCGAGGACTTCACCCGTGCGCTCGAAGAGGGCAAGGTCGAGTCGCTCAACCTCATCATCAAGGGTGACGTCTCCGGTGCCGTCGAGGCGCTGGAGGAGTCGCTGCTCAAGATCGAGGTCGACGACTCGGTGCAGCTGCGCATCATCCACCGCGGTGTCGGTGCGATCACCGAGTCCGACATCAACCTGGCCACGATCGACAACGCGATCGTGATCGGCTTCAACGTCCGCCCCGACACGAAGGCGCGCGAGCGCGCCGCCCGCGAGGGTGTGGACGTCCGGTTCTACTCGGTCATCTACAACGCGATCGAGGACGTCGAGCAGTCGCTGAAGGGCCTGCTCAAGCCGGAGTTCGAAGAGGTGCAGTCGGGTGTGGCCGAGATCCGCGAGGTGTTCCGCTCCTCGAAGTTCGGCAACATCGCCGGTGTCATCGTCCGCTCCGGGACGATCACGCGCAACGCCAAGGCGCGCGTCATCCGCGAGGGTGTCGTCATCGCCGATGGCCTGGCCATCGAGTCGCTGCGCCGGTTCAAGGACGACGTCACCGAGGTCCGCACGGACTTCGAGGCCGGCATCGGACTGGGCAAGTACAACGACATCCAGGTGGGCGACGAGATCGAGACCACCGAGATGGTGGAGAAGCCCCGCGGCTGA
- a CDS encoding YlxR family protein, with protein MEPVRTCVGCRARAPRSSLLRVVEQGGALVADEKAVLPGRGAWVHDTSACVDAAIRRRAFGRALRVSGPLDTQTFQNTHQRNG; from the coding sequence ATGGAACCCGTTCGAACGTGCGTGGGATGCCGCGCGCGTGCCCCACGGTCCTCCCTCCTGCGAGTGGTGGAACAAGGCGGTGCCCTCGTCGCAGACGAGAAGGCGGTCCTGCCGGGTCGGGGTGCGTGGGTGCATGACACGAGCGCGTGTGTGGATGCCGCCATCCGGCGCCGCGCCTTCGGACGAGCATTGCGTGTGTCGGGCCCGCTCGACACGCAGACCTTTCAGAACACCCACCAGCGAAACGGCTGA
- the nusA gene encoding transcription termination factor NusA gives MDIDLGLLRTVEREKEIPFDELVRIIEQAILTAYAKHTSPDGELPAGARAELDRKTGHVAVFIPLLDEGGAVIGEEESTPEDFGRIAAFAAKQVISQRLRDIADDAILGEFRGKEGDIVAGVIQQGPNPRMVHVDLGTVEAILPPEEQVAGEEYPHGARLRVYVTSVAKGLKGPQITVSRTHPGLVRKLFALEVPEIASGLVEITSLAREAGHRTKIAVTAKDPAINAKGACIGELGRRVRAVTEELGGEKIDIVDYDPELARFVANALSPAKVTSAFVLDAGTKAVRALVPDYQLSLAIGKEGQNARLAAKLTGAKIDIQPDSILEDE, from the coding sequence GTGGACATCGATCTGGGACTGCTGCGGACGGTCGAGCGCGAGAAGGAGATCCCCTTCGATGAGCTCGTGCGCATCATCGAGCAGGCCATCCTCACCGCCTACGCCAAGCACACCTCGCCCGACGGCGAGCTTCCCGCGGGCGCCCGCGCCGAGCTCGACCGCAAGACCGGCCACGTCGCCGTGTTCATCCCCCTTCTCGACGAGGGGGGAGCGGTCATCGGCGAGGAGGAGTCGACGCCCGAGGACTTCGGCCGCATCGCCGCCTTCGCCGCCAAGCAGGTCATCAGCCAGCGCCTGCGCGACATCGCCGACGACGCGATCCTGGGGGAGTTCCGCGGCAAGGAGGGCGACATCGTCGCCGGTGTCATCCAGCAGGGCCCGAACCCCCGTATGGTGCACGTCGACCTCGGCACGGTCGAGGCGATCCTGCCTCCCGAGGAGCAGGTCGCCGGCGAGGAGTACCCGCACGGTGCGCGCCTGCGCGTGTACGTCACGTCGGTCGCGAAGGGGCTGAAGGGCCCGCAGATCACCGTCTCGCGGACCCACCCCGGACTCGTGCGCAAGCTCTTCGCCCTCGAGGTGCCCGAGATCGCATCGGGTCTCGTGGAGATCACCTCGCTCGCCCGCGAAGCCGGTCACCGCACCAAGATCGCCGTGACGGCGAAGGATCCCGCCATCAACGCCAAGGGCGCCTGCATCGGCGAGCTCGGTCGTCGCGTGCGCGCCGTCACCGAGGAACTCGGCGGCGAGAAGATCGACATCGTCGACTACGACCCCGAACTGGCCCGGTTCGTCGCGAACGCCCTGTCGCCGGCGAAGGTGACGTCGGCGTTCGTGCTGGATGCGGGTACGAAGGCCGTCCGGGCCCTCGTCCCGGACTACCAGCTCTCGCTCGCGATCGGCAAGGAAGGGCAGAACGCCCGCCTCGCGGCCAAGCTCACCGGCGCCAAGATCGACATCCAGCCCGACAGCATCTTGGAAGACGAGTAA
- a CDS encoding acetate uptake transporter family protein, translated as MHLRSDRRPADDADRTADPGLIGLLGFVIATFTAQLAHLGVQDEHPVFWIGAVFGGVVQVLAGMLSYFKGDDFHFLVYNAFGWYWIVVPGFLLGEELGVLDVAPGARGTFALCFAVLALAFTPPAAQHNSVLPVTLLCVSAGLTLQGFAAFAEAPALATTGSILLLAASALAAYMGIEKFYWRTLGRHLLPLGPAWIRPAGPIDPES; from the coding sequence ATGCACCTGCGCAGCGACCGTCGTCCGGCCGACGACGCCGACCGGACGGCCGACCCGGGGCTCATCGGCCTGCTCGGGTTCGTCATCGCGACGTTCACGGCGCAGCTGGCGCACCTCGGCGTGCAGGACGAGCACCCGGTGTTCTGGATCGGGGCCGTCTTCGGGGGCGTCGTGCAGGTGCTCGCGGGCATGCTGTCGTACTTCAAGGGCGACGATTTCCACTTCCTCGTATATAACGCGTTCGGCTGGTACTGGATCGTCGTCCCGGGGTTCCTGCTCGGCGAAGAGCTCGGGGTCCTCGACGTCGCTCCCGGCGCCCGCGGCACGTTCGCCCTCTGCTTCGCCGTGCTCGCACTGGCGTTCACCCCACCGGCCGCGCAGCACAACTCGGTGCTGCCGGTGACGCTGCTGTGCGTGTCGGCGGGACTCACGCTGCAGGGTTTCGCGGCGTTCGCCGAGGCGCCCGCCCTCGCCACCACGGGGTCGATCCTGCTGCTGGCCGCGTCGGCGCTGGCCGCGTACATGGGGATCGAGAAGTTCTATTGGCGCACACTCGGCCGCCACCTGCTCCCGCTCGGACCGGCATGGATCCGCCCGGCGGGACCCATCGATCCGGAGTCGTGA
- a CDS encoding DUF1206 domain-containing protein, with protein MTGKPVKAAARDAEASTPLRALARGGYAANGVVHVLIGTIALAIAFGGQGEGDQSGAFRAIGDAPLGFLALWLLAVLLWALGVWHLVAGVAVSRRSDVKKWAVRVAEFGQAIVFVALGVISASVALGARPDAEQTAEDASRGVVAIPGGAVLLGAVGLGIGIGGIAFVVMGVRRSFRSKVAIPPGRLGRAVTVLGVIGFIAKGVSLAIIGVLLVVAAVAVDPAAAGGLDGAIDALLGVVGGPFLVGFVGAGFVAYGVFCFFRARYAKL; from the coding sequence GTGACCGGCAAGCCCGTGAAGGCGGCGGCACGGGATGCCGAGGCGAGCACGCCCCTGCGTGCGCTCGCCCGCGGCGGCTACGCGGCGAACGGCGTCGTGCACGTGCTCATCGGCACGATCGCCCTGGCGATCGCGTTCGGCGGCCAGGGCGAGGGCGATCAGTCCGGCGCCTTCCGCGCGATCGGCGACGCTCCCCTGGGTTTTCTCGCACTGTGGCTGCTGGCCGTGCTGCTGTGGGCGCTCGGCGTGTGGCATCTCGTGGCGGGGGTCGCGGTCAGTCGCCGCTCCGACGTGAAGAAGTGGGCGGTGCGGGTCGCCGAGTTCGGGCAGGCGATCGTGTTCGTCGCGCTCGGCGTCATCTCGGCATCCGTCGCCCTCGGCGCGCGCCCCGACGCGGAGCAGACGGCGGAGGACGCCAGCCGCGGCGTGGTGGCGATCCCGGGCGGCGCGGTGCTGCTGGGCGCGGTGGGCCTCGGCATCGGCATCGGCGGCATCGCGTTCGTCGTCATGGGCGTACGCCGATCGTTCCGCTCGAAGGTCGCGATCCCGCCCGGCAGGCTCGGCCGCGCGGTGACGGTGCTCGGCGTCATCGGCTTCATCGCCAAGGGGGTTTCGCTCGCGATCATCGGCGTGCTGCTCGTCGTCGCCGCCGTGGCCGTCGACCCGGCGGCCGCGGGTGGACTCGACGGGGCGATCGACGCGCTGCTGGGCGTCGTCGGCGGACCGTTCCTGGTCGGTTTCGTCGGCGCGGGATTCGTCGCGTACGGGGTGTTCTGCTTCTTCCGCGCCCGCTACGCGAAGCTGTGA
- a CDS encoding TIGR00730 family Rossman fold protein, whose protein sequence is MPDRILPPEVTEHIRALLTDAGVTANQDLVARILATGVGLGLDGTDRLDLKITSAALTEMRAAFRLFAPYRDVPKVTIFGSARTRPDDALYRAAVDVAAALAARGWFVVTGAGPGIMQAAAEGAGPERSLGVSIRLPFEEKPNALVAEAGRVVAMKYFFTRKLMLVKESRGFVCVPGGFGTLDEMFELLTLQQTGKADPTPIVLLDAPGGTFWAAFRRYVDDHLIPAGVISPDDLDRALVTDSVTAAADEITGFWRNYDSLRWVGKRLVLRLRAEPTDAELESLNERFAHLVTKGRIERTGPLKPEVADDDRIDLPRIIMHYDQSRVGELFHLIRAINEFGSAPPASPPDPHA, encoded by the coding sequence ATGCCCGACCGCATCCTGCCTCCCGAAGTGACCGAGCACATCCGCGCGCTGCTGACGGATGCCGGGGTCACCGCCAACCAGGACCTCGTCGCCCGCATCCTCGCCACCGGCGTGGGGCTGGGGCTCGACGGCACCGACCGGCTCGACCTCAAGATCACCTCCGCCGCGCTCACCGAGATGCGCGCGGCGTTCCGGCTGTTCGCGCCCTACCGCGACGTGCCGAAGGTCACGATCTTCGGTTCGGCGCGCACGCGACCCGACGACGCGCTGTACCGCGCCGCCGTCGACGTGGCCGCCGCGCTCGCCGCGCGAGGCTGGTTCGTCGTCACCGGCGCCGGTCCCGGCATCATGCAGGCGGCGGCGGAGGGCGCCGGCCCCGAGCGCTCCCTCGGCGTCTCGATCCGGCTGCCGTTCGAAGAGAAGCCCAACGCCCTCGTCGCCGAGGCGGGTCGCGTCGTCGCGATGAAGTACTTCTTCACCCGCAAGCTCATGCTCGTCAAAGAGTCGCGCGGCTTCGTGTGCGTTCCCGGCGGCTTCGGCACGCTCGACGAGATGTTCGAGCTGCTCACGCTGCAGCAGACCGGAAAGGCCGACCCGACGCCGATCGTGCTGCTCGACGCGCCGGGCGGGACGTTCTGGGCGGCCTTCCGCCGCTATGTCGACGACCACCTCATTCCCGCGGGAGTGATCTCGCCCGACGACCTCGATCGCGCGCTCGTGACGGACTCGGTCACCGCCGCGGCCGACGAGATCACCGGGTTCTGGCGCAACTACGACTCGCTGCGCTGGGTGGGAAAACGCCTCGTGCTGCGCCTGCGTGCCGAGCCGACGGATGCCGAGCTCGAGAGCCTCAACGAACGGTTCGCCCACCTCGTGACCAAGGGGCGCATCGAGCGCACCGGTCCGCTCAAGCCCGAGGTCGCCGACGACGACCGGATCGACCTGCCGCGGATCATCATGCACTACGACCAGTCCCGGGTCGGGGAGCTGTTCCACCTCATCCGGGCGATCAACGAGTTCGGCAGCGCTCCGCCGGCGAGCCCGCCCGACCCTCACGCGTAG
- a CDS encoding pyridoxamine 5'-phosphate oxidase family protein, with protein sequence MSENNELTGPEAAARVKELVEDIDFTMLTTADADGHLVSRPMSTREMDENGDIWFFTSDDTKKVDEVEADHDVGLSYLDAKGMRFVSVAGTARVVHDRAKMEQLYTPSLDIWFEDGLDTPGIALLKVTPRETEFWEPAHGKLVMAAGMLKALVTRDTPDDTMRHGKISR encoded by the coding sequence ATGAGCGAGAACAACGAACTGACCGGCCCCGAGGCCGCCGCCCGTGTGAAGGAGCTCGTCGAGGACATCGACTTCACGATGTTGACGACGGCGGATGCCGACGGCCATCTGGTGAGCCGACCGATGAGCACGCGGGAGATGGACGAGAACGGCGACATCTGGTTCTTCACCTCCGACGACACGAAAAAGGTCGACGAGGTCGAGGCGGACCACGACGTGGGGCTGTCCTACCTCGACGCGAAGGGCATGCGGTTCGTGTCGGTCGCCGGCACGGCGCGCGTCGTGCACGACCGCGCGAAGATGGAGCAGCTGTACACGCCGTCGCTCGACATCTGGTTCGAAGACGGGCTGGACACGCCGGGCATCGCGCTGCTGAAGGTGACGCCGCGGGAGACCGAGTTCTGGGAGCCCGCCCACGGCAAGCTCGTCATGGCGGCGGGGATGCTCAAGGCCCTCGTGACCCGCGACACCCCCGACGACACGATGCGCCACGGCAAGATCAGCCGGTAG
- a CDS encoding proline--tRNA ligase has translation MVTRLSNFFLRTLREDPSDAEVTSHKLLVRAGYIRRAAPGVFTWLPLGLKVKAKIEAIIRDEMAAAGAFEVHFPALLPRDPYEQSGRWTSYGDGIFRLQDRKGADYLLAPTHEEMFTLLVKDLCSSYKDLPLTIYQIQDKYRDEARPRAGLLRGREFTMKDAYSFDYTDEGQDASYMSQRDAYERIFQRLGLEYVIVAADNGLMGGARSEEFLHPTAVGEDTFVRSAGGYAANVEAFTTEAPEPVPFDAAGSPVVFDSPNTPTIETLVAHSNAVLEGEYTAADTLKNVVLALTHLDGTRELVVVGLPGDRDIDEKRAEVAFAPAAVEPATPEDFARHPLLVKGYIGPWSPEGAVLGEESATGIRYLVDPRVGEGTSWITGANIDQKHAHSVVAGRDFFADGVVEVANVRAGDPAPDGSGPVELARGMEIGHVFQLGRFFAETLGLKVLDENGKLVTVTMGSYGIGVTRILAIIAELNNDEKGLIWPASVAPFDVQVVATGRDAVVFEVAEALSAQLDAAGLDVLYDDRPKVSPGVKFGDAELVGVPQIVIVGRGAADGEVELWDRRSGEREVVPVAEVVARLTAR, from the coding sequence GTGGTCACCCGTCTGTCGAACTTCTTCCTCCGCACGCTCCGCGAAGACCCTTCGGATGCCGAGGTCACGAGCCACAAGCTGCTCGTGCGCGCCGGTTACATCCGCCGCGCCGCGCCCGGCGTGTTCACCTGGCTGCCGCTCGGCCTGAAGGTCAAGGCGAAGATCGAGGCGATCATCCGGGATGAGATGGCTGCGGCGGGTGCCTTCGAAGTGCACTTCCCCGCGCTGCTGCCGCGGGACCCGTACGAGCAGTCCGGCCGATGGACCTCCTACGGGGACGGAATCTTCCGGCTGCAGGACCGCAAGGGCGCCGACTACCTGCTCGCGCCGACCCACGAGGAGATGTTCACGCTGCTCGTGAAGGACCTGTGCTCGTCGTACAAGGACCTGCCGCTGACCATCTACCAGATCCAGGACAAGTACCGCGATGAGGCCCGGCCCCGCGCGGGGCTCCTGCGCGGCCGCGAGTTCACGATGAAGGACGCGTACTCGTTCGACTACACCGACGAGGGTCAGGACGCGTCGTACATGTCGCAGCGCGACGCGTACGAGCGCATCTTCCAGCGGCTGGGGCTCGAGTACGTGATCGTCGCCGCCGACAACGGCCTCATGGGCGGCGCGCGCAGCGAGGAGTTCCTGCACCCGACCGCCGTCGGAGAAGACACCTTCGTGCGCTCCGCGGGCGGCTACGCGGCCAACGTGGAGGCGTTCACCACCGAGGCGCCGGAGCCGGTGCCGTTCGACGCGGCCGGCTCCCCGGTCGTCTTCGACTCGCCGAACACGCCGACGATCGAGACGCTCGTCGCGCACTCGAACGCCGTGTTGGAGGGCGAGTACACCGCCGCCGACACGCTCAAGAACGTCGTGCTCGCGCTGACGCACCTCGACGGCACGCGCGAACTCGTCGTCGTCGGGCTCCCCGGTGACCGCGACATCGACGAGAAGCGCGCCGAGGTCGCATTCGCCCCGGCTGCGGTCGAGCCCGCCACCCCGGAGGACTTCGCGCGCCATCCCCTCCTGGTCAAGGGCTACATCGGTCCGTGGTCGCCGGAGGGCGCCGTGCTCGGCGAGGAGTCGGCCACCGGCATCCGCTACCTCGTCGACCCGCGCGTGGGCGAGGGGACGAGCTGGATCACCGGGGCGAACATCGACCAGAAACACGCGCACTCGGTCGTCGCGGGACGCGACTTCTTCGCCGACGGCGTCGTCGAGGTCGCCAACGTGCGCGCCGGCGACCCGGCTCCCGACGGATCAGGTCCGGTCGAGCTCGCCCGCGGCATGGAGATCGGTCACGTGTTCCAGCTCGGCCGCTTCTTCGCCGAGACACTGGGTCTGAAGGTGCTCGACGAGAACGGCAAGCTCGTGACGGTCACGATGGGGTCGTACGGAATCGGCGTGACGCGCATCCTCGCGATCATCGCCGAACTGAACAACGACGAGAAGGGCCTCATCTGGCCGGCATCCGTCGCCCCCTTCGACGTGCAGGTGGTCGCGACGGGCCGTGACGCGGTCGTGTTCGAGGTCGCCGAGGCACTGTCGGCGCAGCTGGATGCCGCGGGGCTCGACGTCCTGTACGACGACCGCCCCAAGGTCTCGCCGGGCGTGAAGTTCGGCGACGCCGAACTCGTCGGCGTGCCGCAGATCGTGATCGTGGGCCGCGGCGCGGCCGACGGCGAGGTCGAGTTGTGGGATCGCCGGTCGGGGGAGCGCGAGGTCGTGCCGGTCGCCGAGGTGGTGGCGCGGCTCACCGCGCGCTGA
- a CDS encoding GntR family transcriptional regulator, giving the protein MPVPAETLPRRPLLREDVLARLRDAIVDGTLAPGEQLRDGDLAAWLGVSRTPVREALLELGRAGLVRAVPGRSTAVAPVDADAVRDAQAVVAAMHALAVRDAVPRLTPGDLDAMRAANADFAAAHRRGDVDAAMDADDRFHRVAIDVSGNRAVAGVLAQYEPVLRRAERLRFGSHEGEASAARHAQLIELCAAGDADAAARLTEQIWQTLTADLPSSTVEQDTA; this is encoded by the coding sequence GTGCCTGTTCCCGCCGAGACACTGCCGCGCCGACCACTGCTGCGCGAAGACGTCCTCGCGCGGCTGCGCGACGCCATCGTCGACGGCACCCTCGCCCCCGGCGAGCAGCTGCGCGACGGCGACCTCGCCGCCTGGCTCGGCGTCAGCCGCACCCCCGTGCGCGAAGCGCTGCTGGAGCTCGGCCGCGCGGGCCTCGTCCGTGCGGTGCCGGGACGGTCGACGGCGGTCGCTCCGGTCGACGCCGACGCGGTCCGCGATGCGCAGGCCGTCGTCGCCGCGATGCACGCCCTCGCCGTGCGCGACGCCGTCCCCCGCCTCACCCCCGGCGACCTCGACGCGATGCGCGCCGCGAACGCCGACTTCGCCGCCGCCCACCGTCGCGGCGACGTCGACGCCGCGATGGATGCCGATGACCGCTTCCACCGGGTCGCGATCGACGTCAGCGGCAATCGGGCCGTCGCCGGCGTGCTCGCCCAGTACGAGCCGGTGCTCCGCCGCGCCGAGCGCCTGCGGTTCGGCTCCCACGAGGGCGAAGCCTCCGCCGCACGGCACGCGCAACTGATCGAGCTGTGCGCTGCGGGCGACGCCGATGCTGCCGCGCGTCTCACCGAACAGATCTGGCAGACCCTGACCGCCGACCTCCCGTCATCCACCGTCGAACAGGACACCGCATGA